DNA sequence from the Streptomyces sp. NBC_01497 genome:
CGCCCCGATGACCTCGAAGAGTTCGAGCAGTCGCAGCCGCGCCTTCTCCCGGTCGTCACCCACCGATCCCCGCACCGTCTCGACGAGGCGCGCGAACGCGTCCTCCACGTGCCCCCCGGCCAGGTCCAGGTCGGCGACGGCCAGTTGCGCGTCGACGTCCCCGGGCTTGCCGGCCGCGTCCTGCCGCACCTGCTGGGGGTCCAGCGCGCCCACCCGGTTCAGCAGTTCCGCCTGCGCGAGGCCGAGCTTGGCCTCGGTGTTGGCCGGGTCGTCGGACAGCACGTTGCGGTACGCCTGGACGGCTCCCGCGAAGTCGCCCGCGTCGAGCGCACCGACGGCCGCCTCCAGGAGCGCGTCGTACGGGCCGGGGGGTGCCACGGGCACCTCGTCCGGCTCCGGCTCGGCGGCGTCGGCGTCCACCGGGATCCCGGTGAGCCCGAAGCGCTCCTCACCGACCTGGATGAGCTGGTCGAGCGTCTGCCGGATCTGCTCCTCGGGGGCGGCCCCCTGGAACAGCGGCAGCGCCTGGCCGGCGACCACCGCGAAGACGGCGGGGATCCCCTGGATGCCGAACTGCTGCATCAGCATCTGGTTGGCGTCGACGTCGATCTTGGCCAGAACGAACCGGCCGTTGTACTCACGCGTCAGGCGTTCGAGGAGGGGGCTGAGCTGCTTGCACGGCTCGCACCACTCGGCCCAGAAGTCGATGACGACGGGCACCTCGGCGGAGCGCTGGAGGACGTCCCGCTCGAAGCCCGCCTCGTCGACGTCGATCACGAGGGCGGACGGGGAGACGGCAGGGGTGCCGCCGTTGCGGGCGGCCTCGGCGCGGGCCTGCTCCGCCTTGGTCTTGGCCTCGCCGGCCGCCTTCACCGCGGCGAGGTCGACGACGCCGCTCATGGACATGTTCCTAGGCTGCATGAGTACATCCTCCCCCTTCCGCACCCGGCTGCGAAACTTCCCGGGTTCCGCCCCGGGCCGCGGGCGGGACGCCCCCACGGCGCCCCGCCCGCCCTGCTGTGGCGCCTGGTCCCCACCGGGCGCCGGATGGCTGTCACTCAGGTCCTCGGAAGGGCCTTTCGCTACGACTCGTAGCGTAACTGTCCCGGAGGGGCCGCGGGGCGGATCATCACATGACCTGGCTCACAACGACCGG
Encoded proteins:
- a CDS encoding tetratricopeptide repeat protein — its product is MQPRNMSMSGVVDLAAVKAAGEAKTKAEQARAEAARNGGTPAVSPSALVIDVDEAGFERDVLQRSAEVPVVIDFWAEWCEPCKQLSPLLERLTREYNGRFVLAKIDVDANQMLMQQFGIQGIPAVFAVVAGQALPLFQGAAPEEQIRQTLDQLIQVGEERFGLTGIPVDADAAEPEPDEVPVAPPGPYDALLEAAVGALDAGDFAGAVQAYRNVLSDDPANTEAKLGLAQAELLNRVGALDPQQVRQDAAGKPGDVDAQLAVADLDLAGGHVEDAFARLVETVRGSVGDDREKARLRLLELFEVIGADDPRVSAARTALARVLF